In Aedes albopictus strain Foshan chromosome 3, AalbF5, whole genome shotgun sequence, the following are encoded in one genomic region:
- the LOC134291255 gene encoding probable cyclin-dependent serine/threonine-protein kinase DDB_G0292550, producing NNNNNNNNNNNNKINNNNNNNNNNNNNNNNNNNNNNNNNKNNNNNNNNNNNNNNNNNNNNNNNNNNNNNNNNNNNNNNNNNNNNNNNNNNNNNNNNNNNNNNNNNNNNNNNNNNNNNNNNNNNNNNNNNNNNNNNNNNNNNNNNNNNNNNNNNNNNNNNNNNNNNNNNNNNNNNNNNNNNNNNNNNNNNNNNNNNNNNNNNNNNNNNNNNNNNNNNNNNNNNNNNNNNNNNNNNNNNNNNNNNNNNNNNNNNNNNNNNNNNNNNNNNNNNNNNNNNNNNNNNNNNNNNNNNNNNNNNNNNNNNNNNNNNNNNNNNNNNNNNNNNNNNNNNNNNNNNNNNNNNNNNNNNNNNNNNNNNNNNNNNNNNNNNNNNNNNNNNNNNNNNNNNNNNNNNNNNNNNNNNNNNNNNNNNNNNNNNNNNNNNNNNNNNNNNNNNNNNNNNNNNNNNNNNNNNNNNNNNNNNNNNNNNNNNNNNNNNNNNNNNNNNNNNNNNNNNNNNNNNNNNNNNNNNNNNNNNNNNNNNNNNNNNNNNNNNNNNNNNNNNNNNNNNNNNNNNNNNNNNNNNNNNNNNNNNNNNNNNNNNNNNNNNNNNNNNNNNNNNNNNNNNNNNNNNNNNNNNNNNNNNNNNNNNNNNNNNNNNNNNNNNNNNNNNNNNNNNNNNNNNNNNNNNNNNNNNNNNNNNNNNNNNNNNNNNNNNNNNNNNNNNNNNNNNNNNNNNNNNNNNNNNNNNNNNNNNNNNNNNNNNNNNNNNNNNNNNNNNNNNNNNNNNNNNNNVGGSSGKITPGRP from the coding sequence aataataataataataataataataataataataataaaattaataataataataataataataataataataataataataataataataataataataataataataataataataaaaataataataataataataataataataataataataataataataataataataataataataataataataataataataataataataataataataataataataataataataataataataacaataataataataataataataataataataataataataataataataataataataataataataataataataataataataataataataataataataataataataataataataataataataataataataataataataataataataataataataataataataataataataataataataataataataataataataataataataataataataataataataataataataataataataataataataataataataataataataataataataataataataataataataataataataataataataataataataataataataataataataataataataataataataataataataataataataataataataataataataataataataataataataataataataataataataataataataataataataataataataataataataataataataataataataataataataataataataataataataataataataataataataataataataataataataataataataataataataataataataataataataataataataataataataataataataataataataataataataataataataataataataataataataataataataataataataataataataataataataataataataataataataataataataataataataataataataataataataataataataataataataataataataataataataataataataataataataataataataataataataataataataataataataataataataataataataataataataataataataataataataataataataataataataataataataataataataataataataataataataataataataataataataataataataataataataataataataataataataataataataataataataataataataataataataataataataataataataataataataataataataataataataataataataataataataataataataataataataataataataataataataataataataataataataataataataataataataataataataataataataataataataataataataataataataataataataataataataataataataataataataataataataataataataataataataataataataataataataataataataataataataataataataataataataataataataataataataataataataataataataataataataataataataataataataataataataataataataataataataataataataataataataataataataataataataataataataataataataataataataataataataataataataataataataataataataataataataataataataataataataataataataataataataataataataataataataataataataataataataataataataataataataataataataataataataataataataataataataataataataataataataataataataataataataataataataataataataataataataataataataataataataataataataataataataataataataataataataataataataataataataataataataataataataataataataataataataataataataataataataataataataataataataataataataataataataataataataataataataataataataataataataataataataataataataataataataataataataataataataataataataataataataataataataataataataataataataataataataataataataataataataataataataataataataataataataataatgtaggtgggagctcaggtaaaataactcctgggcgtccatga